A stretch of Xenopus laevis strain J_2021 chromosome 8S, Xenopus_laevis_v10.1, whole genome shotgun sequence DNA encodes these proteins:
- the LOC108700635 gene encoding olfactory receptor 5A2, whose protein sequence is MAPFKQENQSAVSVFLVVGLSDVAGPHIFLFLLFLCIYLITLGGNLVILSVISYDRRLRTPMYFFLANLSVIDIIFSSVTVPKLLFILVTAQRSMSFHGCVTQLSFFQFFVVAECYLLAVMAYDRYVAICFPLNYCLIMSQSLRCRLVVVCWACGLVNSLVQAFSISHLDFCGPNVVDHFFCDVTPLFKLSCSDTRVSETIFLLVVAVAGMGPLTFILVTYGHIILAITRITSSHGRYKTFSTCASHFTVVALYYGSGIFSYIWPTSTYAMNKDVKVVAVLYTVMTPMLNPIIYSLRNREVKQALKNAVGRRK, encoded by the coding sequence ATGGCCCCATTTAAGCAGGAGAACCAGTCGGCTGTCTCTGTGTTCTTAGTGGTTGGGCTTTCTGATGTGGCAGGACCCCACattttcctcttcctcctcttcctctgcatCTATCTTATCACCCTGGGGGGCAACCTGGTCATTCTGAGCGTGATCTCATATGATCGGAGGCTCCGCACGCCAATGTACTTCTTCTTGGCCAACCTGTCGGTCATTGATATCATCTTCTCCTCTGTCACGGTGCCCAAGCTGCTTTTCATCCTGGTTACTGCTCAGAGGTCCATGTCCTTTCATGGTTGCGTCACTCAGTTGTCCTTCTTTCAATTCTTCGTGGTggcagaatgttacctcttggcAGTAATGGCTTATGACCGATATGTGGCAATCTGTTTCCCGCTCAACTATTGTCTAATAATGAGCCAGTCGTTGAGATGCAGATTAGTGGTGGTTTGTTGGGCATGTGGCCTTGTGAACTCTCTGGTCCAAGCTTTCTCAATCTCCCACCTAGATTTCTGTGGCCCCAATGTGGTGGACCATTTCTTCTGTGATGTCACCCCCCTGTTTAAGCTTTCTTGCTCAGACACACGGGTCAGCGAGACCATTTTCCTGCTGGTTGTGGCGGTGGCAGGAATGGGGCCTCTGACTTTTATCCTTGTGACATACGGACATATTATCTTGGCCATAACAAGAATCACCTCCAGCCATGGCCGCTACAAAACCTTCTCCACCTGTGCCTCACACTTTACCGTGGTGGCTCTGTATTATGGCAGTGGGATCTTTAGCTACATCTGGCCTACTTCTACTTACGCCATGAACAAAGATGTCAAAGTGGTGGCCGTTCTGTACACAGTCATGACCCCCATGCTGAACCCCATCATTTACAGTCTTAGAAATCGAGAAGTTAAACAGGCTCTGAAAAATGCTGTTGGGAGAAGGAAGTAA